A single genomic interval of Scylla paramamosain isolate STU-SP2022 chromosome 12, ASM3559412v1, whole genome shotgun sequence harbors:
- the LOC135105725 gene encoding aarF domain-containing protein kinase 1-like isoform X2, whose product MVYRNLVRLGLLGVGSGVVTYNFDELETAGIGAVRFGRAAVTVTKIVADYKSTLYSGKITPDSEEYSIAKSQTHLRAAQKLLDLCCVNGGAFVKVGQHLGSLEYLLPQEYVNTMKVLHSKAPESPLEDIKQVLEEELKCKPEDLFVEFEPMPLGAASLAQVHRARLKDGREVAVKVQHPLVKAHSKVDMKGMELLVQAVTMVFPEFDFTWLVEEMKKNLPAELNFSTEASNAERVAAQFSHLPWLKIPKVEWPLTTERVLTMEFCEGGQVNDRSYMLAHGINTHDVSEKIGHLYSEMIFVNGYVHCDPHPGNVLVQAGNGKGAQIVLLDHGLYTNLTNDFRLTYSKLWLSILDADLEAIQQHGNQLGVGELYGLFACMVTGRSWDSISKGIDKKARTSEEQDEIKADAAKYLPEISAVLSRVPRQMLLIFKTNDLLRGIEFSLDTHKSMRSFITMSRCCIHSLFTHRRSLCDGSSLCRAKVSLSEAWAQLRVSLYALYLYLLQSGPVRYFL is encoded by the exons ATGGTGTACAGGAACCTTGTCCGATTGGGCCTCCTTGGGGTGGGCAGTGGGGTGGTCACCTACAATTTTGATGAGCTGGAGACTGCAGGCATCGGTGCTGTGAGGTTTGGCCGGGCAGCAGTGACA GTGACCAAGATTGTTGCTGACTACAAAAGCACCCTGTACTCTGGGAAGATCACTCCAGACTCAGAGGAATACAGTATTGCCAAGTCCCAG ACACACCTTCGTGCTGCCCAGAAGCTGCTGGACCTCTGCTGTGTGAATGGAGGTGCCTTTGTCAAG GTTGGCCAGCACTTGGGTTCTCTGGAGTACCTGCTGCCCCAGGAGTATGTGAACACCATGAAGGTGCTTCATTCCAAGGCCCCTGAGTCCCCCTTAGAGGATATCAAACAAGTATTGGAAGAGGAACTCAAATGCAAG CCAGAGGATTTGTTTGTAGAGTTTGAGCCAATGCCACTGGGAGCTGCCTCACTGGCCCAGGTGCACCGTGCCAGACTAAAAGATGGCCGGGAGGTGGCAGTGAAGGTGCAGCACCCTCTGGTGAAGGCACATTCCAAGGTGGACATGAAGGGCATGGAG ctCCTTGTTCAAGCTGTGACTATGGTTTTCCCAGAATTTGACTTTACATGGCTTGtcgaggagatgaagaagaatctTCCTGCAGAACTAAATTTCTCCACAGAGGCCAGCAATGCTGAGAGAGTAGCAGCCCAGTTCTCCCACCTGCCATGGCTAAAG ATCCCAAAGGTGGAGTGGCCTCTCACTACAGAGCGAGTCTTGACCATGGAATTCTGTGAGGGAGGGCAGGTGAATGACCGTTCCTACATGCTGGCCCATGGCATCAACACCCATGATGTCTCTGAGAAGATTGGCCACCTTTACTCAGAGATGATCTTTGTCAATGGCTATGTGCACTGCGACCCCCACCCAGGCAATGTGCTGGTGCAGGCTGGGAATGGTAAGGGTGCTCAGATTGTGCTGCTGGACCATGGCCTTTACACG AACCTGACGAATGACTTCCGTCTCACATACAGCAAGCTCTGGCTCAGCATCCTGGATGCGGACCTTGAGGCCATCCAGCAGCACGGCAACCAGCTGGGCGTGGGGGAGCTGTATGGCCTGTTTGCCTGCATGGTGACAGGCCGCTCCTGGGACTCCATATCTAAAGGCATTGATAAAAAGGCGCGCACATCTGAGGAG CAAGACGAGATCAAGGCAGACGCAGCAAAGTACCTCCCGGAGATCTCAGCCGTGCTAAGTCGCGTCCCTCGCCAGATGCTCCTCATCTTCAAGACCAACGACCTGCTGCGTGGCATTGAATTCTCCCTTGACACACACAAGAG CATGCGTTCCTTTATCACAATGTCACGGTGCTGCATCCACTCCCTTTTCACTCACCGCCGCTCCCTCTGTGATGGGTCCAGCCTGTGCAGGGCAAAAGTCAGTCTGTCTGAGGCCTGGGCACAGCTGCGGGTCTCCCTCTATGCCCTTTACCTGTACCTCCTCCAGTCTGGGCCAGTCAGGTACTTCCTCTAA
- the LOC135105725 gene encoding aarF domain-containing protein kinase 1-like isoform X1, which translates to MVYRNLVRLGLLGVGSGVVTYNFDELETAGIGAVRFGRAAVTVTKIVADYKSTLYSGKITPDSEEYSIAKSQTHLRAAQKLLDLCCVNGGAFVKVGQHLGSLEYLLPQEYVNTMKVLHSKAPESPLEDIKQVLEEELKCKPEDLFVEFEPMPLGAASLAQVHRARLKDGREVAVKVQHPLVKAHSKVDMKGMELLVQAVTMVFPEFDFTWLVEEMKKNLPAELNFSTEASNAERVAAQFSHLPWLKIPKVEWPLTTERVLTMEFCEGGQVNDRSYMLAHGINTHDVSEKIGHLYSEMIFVNGYVHCDPHPGNVLVQAGNGKGAQIVLLDHGLYTNLTNDFRLTYSKLWLSILDADLEAIQQHGNQLGVGELYGLFACMVTGRSWDSISKGIDKKARTSEEQDEIKADAAKYLPEISAVLSRVPRQMLLIFKTNDLLRGIEFSLDTHKSMRSFITMSRCCIHSLFTHRRSLCDGSSLCRAKVSLSEAWAQLRVSLYALYLYLLQSGPVSCDERAKRFRIRP; encoded by the exons ATGGTGTACAGGAACCTTGTCCGATTGGGCCTCCTTGGGGTGGGCAGTGGGGTGGTCACCTACAATTTTGATGAGCTGGAGACTGCAGGCATCGGTGCTGTGAGGTTTGGCCGGGCAGCAGTGACA GTGACCAAGATTGTTGCTGACTACAAAAGCACCCTGTACTCTGGGAAGATCACTCCAGACTCAGAGGAATACAGTATTGCCAAGTCCCAG ACACACCTTCGTGCTGCCCAGAAGCTGCTGGACCTCTGCTGTGTGAATGGAGGTGCCTTTGTCAAG GTTGGCCAGCACTTGGGTTCTCTGGAGTACCTGCTGCCCCAGGAGTATGTGAACACCATGAAGGTGCTTCATTCCAAGGCCCCTGAGTCCCCCTTAGAGGATATCAAACAAGTATTGGAAGAGGAACTCAAATGCAAG CCAGAGGATTTGTTTGTAGAGTTTGAGCCAATGCCACTGGGAGCTGCCTCACTGGCCCAGGTGCACCGTGCCAGACTAAAAGATGGCCGGGAGGTGGCAGTGAAGGTGCAGCACCCTCTGGTGAAGGCACATTCCAAGGTGGACATGAAGGGCATGGAG ctCCTTGTTCAAGCTGTGACTATGGTTTTCCCAGAATTTGACTTTACATGGCTTGtcgaggagatgaagaagaatctTCCTGCAGAACTAAATTTCTCCACAGAGGCCAGCAATGCTGAGAGAGTAGCAGCCCAGTTCTCCCACCTGCCATGGCTAAAG ATCCCAAAGGTGGAGTGGCCTCTCACTACAGAGCGAGTCTTGACCATGGAATTCTGTGAGGGAGGGCAGGTGAATGACCGTTCCTACATGCTGGCCCATGGCATCAACACCCATGATGTCTCTGAGAAGATTGGCCACCTTTACTCAGAGATGATCTTTGTCAATGGCTATGTGCACTGCGACCCCCACCCAGGCAATGTGCTGGTGCAGGCTGGGAATGGTAAGGGTGCTCAGATTGTGCTGCTGGACCATGGCCTTTACACG AACCTGACGAATGACTTCCGTCTCACATACAGCAAGCTCTGGCTCAGCATCCTGGATGCGGACCTTGAGGCCATCCAGCAGCACGGCAACCAGCTGGGCGTGGGGGAGCTGTATGGCCTGTTTGCCTGCATGGTGACAGGCCGCTCCTGGGACTCCATATCTAAAGGCATTGATAAAAAGGCGCGCACATCTGAGGAG CAAGACGAGATCAAGGCAGACGCAGCAAAGTACCTCCCGGAGATCTCAGCCGTGCTAAGTCGCGTCCCTCGCCAGATGCTCCTCATCTTCAAGACCAACGACCTGCTGCGTGGCATTGAATTCTCCCTTGACACACACAAGAG CATGCGTTCCTTTATCACAATGTCACGGTGCTGCATCCACTCCCTTTTCACTCACCGCCGCTCCCTCTGTGATGGGTCCAGCCTGTGCAGGGCAAAAGTCAGTCTGTCTGAGGCCTGGGCACAGCTGCGGGTCTCCCTCTATGCCCTTTACCTGTACCTCCTCCAGTCTGGGCCAGTCAG